Within the Ensifer canadensis genome, the region TCACATGCGTGCCGCGGTCCTTGGCGTTCGGGAAGAGCACCTTGATAGCCGCCGCCCATTCCTTCTGTTCCGGCTCCTTCTCGTTGGTCAGCATCAGACCGACATAGTAGGTGTTGCCAAGCGCCAGATCGCATTCGCCGGCAAGGATCGCCTTTGCCTGGTCGCGGTCGCCGCCATCGGGCTTCTTCGCCAGATTGTTCTTCAGGCCAGTCAGCCACTTCTCGGTCTCGGCTTCGCCGTTGTGGGCGATCATCGAGGCGAACAGGCCGATATTGTAGGAGTGCTGGCCATCACGGGTGCAGATCTTGCCCTTCCACTTGGGATCGGCGAGTTCCTCATAGGTGATGTCGTTTTCGGCGACGCGGTCCTTGGAGGCGTAGACAACGCGTCCGCGGGTCGTCAGGCCGAACCAGTTGCCATCGGGGTCGCGGAAGTGCGCCGGGATGTCCTTGTTGATCGTCTCGTTGGCGACCGGCTGCGTCACGCCCGCATCCTTGGCTTCAGTGAGGCGGCTGATGTCGACGGTGAGGATCACGTCCGCAGGCGAGTTGGCGCCTTCGGCCTGGATGCGCTCGACGAGGCCCTTGTCGAGGAAGAGCACGTTCGTCGTGATGCCGGTTTCCTTGGTAAAGGCATCAAGCAATGGCTTGATCAGATCGGGCTGACGATAGGAATAGATGTTGACCTCGCCATCGGCCCAGGCAGCAGTGGACGCGAACAGGCTGGCGGTGAGGGACAATACGCCCATTGCAGCTCTTGAAACGGACATGGTTTCCTCCATTTTTTTGGTTTGAGCTAAGTTAACAAAATCGCTCATCTTTTTGATCGGCAGCCACCAAACAGTCAACTGGGAAACCGTTAACGATCAAGCAGATGTGACTTTTTTGGTATTTTGGAATTGTTCCAAACTACGATCCGTCCTATATGAAGGTTTGATAAACCTCTCGATTTCGGAGTGAATGATGCGACTGACGAAACAAACGAACTACGCGGTTCGCATGTTGATGTACTGCGCTGCAAACGGCGAGAAGCTCAGCCGCATTCCTGAAATCGCCAGGGCCTATGGCGTCTCAGAGCTGTTTCTGTTCAAGATTCTCCAGCCGCTGACCCGCGCTGGCCTGGTCGAGACTGTTCGTGGCCGCAACGGCGGCGTACGGCTGCCGAGGCCCGCTTCCGCAATCACCCTGTTCGACGTGGTCAAGGTCACGGAAGACAGCTTCGCGATGGCCGAGTGCTTCGAAGCCGGTGAAATCGATTGCCCGCTGGTTGACAGCTGCGGCCTCAATACCGCTCTGCGCAAGGCTTTGAACGCTTTCTTCGAGGTGCTTCAGGGCTACACCATCGACGATCTGGTCAAGGCGCGTCCCCAGATCAACTTCCTGCTCGGCCTGGAAGAGACCAAGCGTCCGCAGGCCCCGCAGACGACTGCGGCCTGATCCGACGTTTGCGGCGCCGCGTATCAGTCATGACCTCGGCGCCGTAGCTCTACCGCTCATGATTTAGCCGCTCAAAGCGGCCGCCGGCCGCCCCTTCAGTTCGGTGCCAGATATTCCCTCAGGATGAACTCTATTGCCGTCGGATCGATCTCGGACTTGTCGATCCGGAAATCCGCGCCGTACTCTTCCAGACTCTGGAAATAGGGCTCGACGAGCGACCCCGAGATCACGCCGATCGGGCCGATGAAGCCCTGGTACCGGAGTGCCGGCACGGTTTCGCGAAAGTCGCGCTGCGGCTGAAGGCGATTGTCCATCAACACCATCGACACCGGTTTGCCCGAACGAAGGAATTCGAGGGCGCTTTCGATCGTCTGGCAATAATGCAGTTCGATCTCGATGGTGCTGACCTTCTTGATCAGCCCGCGCAGAATGAGGTTCTCCGCAGGGTCGTCGTCAACGAGCAGGATATGGGCTTTTTGTGTCATGATCGTCCAAGTACCTGAGTGACCGGGAGCCATTCTGCTGCGCGCGCCTGTCATCGGCAAGCGGGTGGGGTGGCGAGTTTGCATCGTTTCTGCGGCGCCTGCTGTCAGCGGGGCCGCCTTGCGACGCCGCCAGGTTCAGATCGCCCCGTCGATCGGCTTCACTGAATGATCTGTTCGCGTATCGCCTTCGCCACCATTTGGGTCCGATTGACGACATCCAGCTTCTTCAGGATTGTCGCCGTATGCGAATTCACGGTGTGTTCGGACACCGATACGATCAGCGCGATCTCGCTTGCCGTCTTGCCATGGGAGATCCACTTGAGGATCTCCGTCTCGCGCGGCGTCAGGCCCATGCCGGCCTTGTTGGAAAGCGCGATGCGATAGAAATAGTCGAAGGCGCAGACGGCGTCATAGGTCAGCTCGAAATGCTCGGAGCGGCCGATGTCGTTGCCGTCGCCCAGAAACAGGACGGCGTATCGCGCGCCGGTCGCTGCCGCGTGCACCGGCACGCTCAAGAGCAGCTCGAAGCCGAGCTGGACCAGCAGGTTCTGGCCATTGGCGCAGCCGGGATCGCCTGACCTCCAGACGGAGGAAATGATCGATGTGTGCAGGGTTTTGTAGAAAAGCGAATCGCCGAAGCGGTGGCGCTTGTCGTATTCTTCCGCGAGGCCCGACGGAAGATCGTGCAGGACGAGCCGGGTGGACAACATGCAGGCGTCGTTCTCGTTGCCGAGCTGCAGAATGCCGAAATGGTTGAAGCCGAACCGCAATGCCATCGTGTGAAAGATGCGGAAGAAGTCGACGCGGTTGAGCGCTTTCTCCAGATCGTCGCGGAGATCGTAACGCCTGTGATTTTCCAGCAAACGTGCCACGCGTGCGCTACCCTTTTGTCGCGAGGCGGCAGTCTACTCGCAAGGCCGGCTCAATCAACGGCATGAAGCCGGTGACGAAATTGCGGATCGGCATCATCATGGTCGTCTCGCGGTCGCGTCGCCGCGATGTTGAAAGCGCCGAGTGGCGGATGCCGCCCCCTCCCAAGGACGTTTTGGCACGTCGATTGTCTCCCCCGAGATTTTGTCCAGGTTCTATTGCACGATCGCATAGGGGATTTCTACCCAACTATCTTGGGATTGACCGTTTCTTGCGATTTTCGTCGAATCGCCGATCGCCCGGCCGGAGCGACACACGCAAGGCGGGTGCACGATGGATGCGGTCGGCACATGTGACCTGCTCCACACTCCCGCCTGTCACCGTCGCACTTCGGTCACGCCGTCACCGATAAGCCGGATCGGGATGTTGCACGCCGGCCGAGCAGCGGCCGAAAAAGCCCCTGGAAATGTCAGGGTATTCTAAAACAGTGGACAGATTTCCGGCTCCGCCATAGGAGGAATTTTTCGCATAGACAAATTTGTTTGGCGACTTATTGCAATGCGACGCCAAATGTCGTTCCATCCGGCCTTGACCGGGGGCAAACGTCATTCCGCGTCAGGAAAATACGAGAACAAGAACAAATCTGGGAAGCAAAGCTCATGAAAAAGCTCACTACACTCTTCGCAGCGACGGCGCTTGCCACGCTGATGGCCGGCTCCGCCTGGTCGAAAACGTTCGTTTACTGCTCGGAAGGTTCGCCTGAGGGTTTTGATCCGGGCCTCTACACCGCCGGCACGACGTTCGACGCAGCGGCGCACACGGTCTACAACCGCCTGCTCGAGTTCAAGAAGGGCACGACCGAAACCGAGCCGGGCCTCGCTGAGAGCTGGACCATTTCCGATGACGGCCTTGAATACACGTTCAAGCTGCGTCCGGGCGTGAAGTTCCAGACGACGGAGTTCTTCACTCCCACTCGCGAGCTGAACGCCGACGACGTCGTGTTCTCGTATGAGCGCCAGCTCAAGGCCGACAATCCCTGGAACAAATACGTGACCGGCGCTTCGTGGGAATACGCAGCCGGCATGGGCTTCCCGGAAGTCATCAAGTCGGTCGAGAAGGTCGATGACCTGACGGTCAAGTTCACCCTGACGCGCAAGGAAGCACCGTTCCTCGCCAACATCGCCATGCCGTTCGCTTCGATCCTGTCGAAGGAATATGCCGACAAGCTGCAGGCCGAAGGCAAGATGAACCAGATGAACCAGATGCCGCTCGGCACCGGTCCGTTCGCGTTCGTCGCCTACCAGCAGGATGCCGTCATCCGCTACAAGGCAAACCCCGACTACTGGGGTGGCAAGCAGAAGATCGACGACCTCGTCTTCGCGATCACCACCGACGCTTCGGTTCGCTTCCAGAAGCTGCAGGCCGGCGAATGCCACCTGATGCCGTACCCGAACTCGGCCGACGTACAGGCCATGAAGGCCGATCCGAACCTGAAGGTCATGGAACAGGCCGGTCTGAACGTTGCTTACCTCGCCTACAACACGACGCAGGCTCCGTTCGACAAGCCGGAAGTCCGCAAGGCGCTGAACAAGGCGATCAACAAGCAGGCGATCGTCGATGCCGTATTCCAGGGCGCTGCCCAGCCGGCAACGAACCCGATCCCGCCGACGATGTGGTCGTACAACGACACGCTCCAGGACGACACCTACGATCTCGACGCAGCCAAGAAGATGCTCGAAGACGCAGGCGTCAAGGATCTGTCGATGAAGCTGTGGGCGATGCCGGTTTCGCGCCCGTACATGCTCAACGCCCGCCGCGCTGCCGAATTGATGCAGGCTGACTTCGCCAAGATCGGTGTCAAGGTCGAGATCGTGTCCTACGAATGGGCCGAATACCTCGACAAGTCGAAGGCAAAGGACCGTGACGGTGCCGTCATCCTCGGCTGGACCGGCGACAACGGCGACCCGGACAACTTCCTCGACACCCTTCTCGGCTGCAACGCTGTCGGCGGCAACAACCGCGCTCAGTGGTGCAACCAGGAATTCGACACCCTGGTCAAGAAGGCCAAGGAAACGTCCGACCTGGCAGAGCGCACCAAGCTCTACGAAGAGGCGCAGGTCGTCTTCAAGCGCGAAGCGCCCTGGGCAACGCTCGACCACTCGCTGTCGGTCGTTCCGATGCGCAAGAATGTCGAAGGTTTCGTCCAGAGCCCACTCGGCGATTTTGCCTTCGACGGCGTGGATATTGTCGAGTAAGCTAATGAACTGATCCGAAAGGGGGCGTTTGCCACGGGCAAACGCCCCTCTTTGCATCTACTACAGTGGCGCGCGTCCTGTCAGACGCGCAAAGGTCGCTGTAGCAATTTGAGTTGCTGCATGTTTTTGCCCTCGAATCCGAAGGGTTCAAGGAAACATGCAGTGGTGCCAGCGCCGGGAGACAACGGCGCGGCAACGTGGCGCGGGGTAAAACATGTTTCGATTTCTCTTGGGGCGTTTGGCGGTCCTGATCCCGACTTTCATCGGGGTCTCCATCATTGCCTTCTCCTTCATTCGCATGCTTCCGGGCGATCCTGTCGCCCTGCTTTCGGGCGAGCGTGTCATGTCGCCGGAGCGGCATGCGGAAATTTCACACGCGCTCGGTTTCGACCGGCCGTTCGTGATCCAATACTTCGATTATCTCTTGGGCGTCGTCCAGGGCGACTTCGGCACGTCGATCGTGACGAAGAAGCCGGTGATCGACCAGTTCTTCGAACTGTTCCCGGCGACGCTGGAGCTTTCGCTCTGCGCGATCATCTTCGCGATCGTGCTCGGCATTCCCGCCGGCGTCATCGCGGCGATCAAGCGCGGCTCCTTCGTCGACCAGACGATCATGGGCACCGCACTCGTCGGTTTCTCCATGCCGATCTTCTGGTGGGGCCTGCTGTTGATCATGCTGGTCTCCGGCATCCTGCAGTGGACGCCGGTTTCGGGCCGCATCTCGCTGATGTACTTCTTCCCGCCGGTTACAGGCTTCATGCTGATCGACTCGTTGTTGTCGGGGCAGGCGGGTGCGTTCAAGTCTGCGGTGAGCCATCTCATCCTGCCGACGATCGTGCTTGGCACCATCCCGCTGGCGGTGATTGCGCGCCAGACCCGATCGGCGATGCTTGAAGTGCTTTCGGAAGACTATGTGCGCACGGCGCGCGCCAAGGGCCTCTCGACCTTCCGTGTCGTCGGTGTCCACGCGCTTCGAAACGCGATGATCCCGGTCATCACGACGATCGGCCTGCAGGTGGGCGTCATGCTCGCCGGCGCGATCCTGACCGAGACGATCTTCTCCTGGCCGGGCATCGGCAAGTGGATGGTCGATTCCGTCTTCCGGCGCGACTACGCCGTCATTCAGGGTGGCCTCTTGGTCATTGCTGGCATCATCATGCTGGTGAACCTTGCCGTCGACCTGCTCTACGGTCTCATCAACCCCCGCATCCGGCACTAAGGAGGGCGATATGTCTCAAGCTGCTGCAACGAGCGCCGTTTCGACAGATCCGTCCCGCCGGGCGCGACTGGCCGAATTCTGGTACTATTTCTCCGAGAACCGCGGTGCCGTCATCGGCCTTGTGTTCTTCCTGTTCCTCGTCCTGCTCGCGATCTTCGCGCCGATCATCGCGCCGCATGACCCGACCGCCCAGTACCGCGATGCGGTGCTGATCCCGCCAGTGTGGCAGGAAGGCGGCCGTGCCGAATTCCTGCTCGGGACCGACGCCGTTGGTCGCGACATGCTCTCGCGCCTGATCTACGGCACCCAGTTCTCGCTGTTCGTCGGCGTCATCGTCACCACGCTCTCGCTGGTCGGCGGTATTTTCGTCGGCGTGATCGCGGGTTACTTCCGTGGATGGGTCGATACCGTCATCATGCGTGTGATGGACATCATCCTGGCCTTCCCGTCGCTGCTGCTGGCCCTCGTGCTGGTCGCCGTTCTCGGACCGGGCCTGACCAATGCGATGATCGCCATCGCACTGGTCTTCCAGCCGCACTTCGTGCGCCTGACGCGTGCTGCCGTCATGAGCGAGAAGAGCCGTGACTACGTCATTGCCGCGAAGGTGGCGGGTGCCGGCCACGGCCGCCTGATGTTCAAGACGATCCTGCCGAACTGCATGGCGCCGCTGATCGTCCAGGCGACGCTGTCGTTCTCGAGCGCGATCCTCGACGCCGCCGCTCTCGGCTTCCTCGGTATGGGTGCACAGCCTCCGACACCGGAGTGGGGCACGATGCTCGCCGAAGCGCGTGAGTTCATCCAGAGCAAGTGGTGGGTAGTGACGCTTCCGGGCGTTGCAATTTTGGTCACGGTGCTGGCGATCAACCTGATGGGTGACGGCCTGCGCGATGCTCTCGATCCCAAGCTGAAGAGGTCCTGATCATGGCGCTTCTCGAAATTGAAAACCTGGTCGTCGAATTCCAGACGGCCACCGGTCCCTTCCGCGCCGTCGACGGCGTGTCGATGAAGGTTCATGAAAAGGAAGTGCTGGCGATCGTCGGCGAGTCCGGCTCGGGCAAATCCGTGTCTATGTTGGCGGCCATGGGTCTCCTGCCCTGGACGGCCAACGTTACGGCCGACAAGCTGACGTTCAACGGACGCGACCTGCTCGGCATGTCGTCGTCCGAGCGCAAGAAGATCATCGGCAAGGATATCTCGATGATCTTCCAGGAGCCGGTCGCAAGCCTCAATCCGTGCTTCACGGTCGGCTTCCAGATCGAGGAAGTGCTGCGCATTCACCTCGGTCTCGACAAGGCTCAGCGGCGCAAGCGCGCCATCGAACTGTTCGAGGCGGTCGGCATTCCCGATCCGGCCGAACGGCTTGGGCACTATCCTCACCAGATGTCGGGCGGTCAGTGCCAGCGCGTGATGATCGCGATTGCCATTGCCTGCAACCCGAAGCTCTTGATCGCCGACGAGCCGACGACCGCGCTCGACGTGACGATCCAGAAGCAGATCCTCGACCTCCTGATGCGGCTTCAGGCCGAGCATGGCATGGGCCTGATCATGATCACGCACAATATGGGCGTGGTCGCCGAGACGGCCGACCGCGTCGTCGTGCAGTACAAGGGTCGCAAGATGGAAGAAGCCGACGTCCTGTCGCTGTTCGAATCGCCGAAGAGTAACTACACGCGCGCGCTTCTGGCAGCCCTGCCGGACAATGCGACCGGTGACCGGCTGCCGACCATCTCCGAACTTTTCGTCGATGAGCCGAGCCTTCAAGGAGCCGCCCGATGACCGTCGTTCTCGAAGCGCGCAATCTGGTGCGCGACTACCATATCCCCGGCGGCCTGATAAAAAAGGCCAAGACCGTGCATGCGCTCAAGGGCGTGAGCTTCTCGGTCGAACAGGGCAAGACGCTGGCGATCGTCGGCGAAAGCGGCTGCGGCAAGTCAACGCTTGGCCGCATCCTGACGCTGATCGATCCGGCGACATCAGGCGACCTGCTGATCGATGGCAACAAGATCGACATCACCAAGGGTGACCTGACGCCGGAGATGCGCCGCAAGGTGCAGATCGTCTTCCAGAACCCCTATGGCTCGCTCAACCCGCGCCAGAAGATCGGCGACATCCTCACCGAACCGCTGATCATCAACACCAAGACGCCCGCCGACGAACGTCGCGAGCGAGCGATGGCGATGCTGAAGAAGGTCGGTCTCGACGAGCGGCACTACAATCGTTACCCGCACATGTTCTCCGGCGGCCAGCGCCAGCGTATCGCCATTGCGCGCGCGCTGATGCTCAACCCGAAGCTTCTGGTGCTGGACGAGCCGGTCTCGGCGCTCGACCTGTCGGTTCAGGCGCAAGTGCTGAACCTGCTCGCGGACCTGCAGGACGAGTTCCAACTGACCTACGTCTTCATCAGCCACGACCTCTCGGTGGTGCGCTATATCGCCGACGACGTGATGGTGATGTATTTCGGTGAGGCCGTCGAATACGGCAGCCGCGACGAAGTCTTCGCTGATCCCAAGCACAGCTACACCAAGACGCTGTTTGCCGCGACGCCGCGCGCCGACGTTGCCAGCATCAAGGCACGGCTCGCCAAGAAACAGGCGGCCTGAGCCTTTCGGCGCCGTGTAACAAGAGCATTTCCAGGAAAAGTGCGGAGCGGTTTTCCGTCCGGAAGTGCGTAGGAGATGGAGCGTTTCCATGACTCTATCTAAAGTGGAAGCGCTCTAATAGGAGGCCGGGGAAAGAACGCCCCGGCTTCTTGGCCTTGCCGGGCCGATGGTGTAGAGCTTTCGCGCCGCCATTCACTTCTCGCCTTCCGGCGGCGGGCAGCCGCTTTTCGGTCGAACCATCAGCGTTCGACCCAACTTCAGGAACACGATCATGGAAATCAAGCGTTTCGAAACCGGCCCCCGGATGAGCCAGGCCGTGGTTTACAACAACACCGTCTACCTCGCCGGCCAGGTCGGCAATGCCGGTGACGATGTCGTGACCCAGACGAAGCAGGCGCTTGCCGAAGTCGACCGTCTTCTGGCGCTCGCCGGCACCGACAAGACCCGCATTCTCTCGGCCACCATCTGGCTCGCGGACATGGCCGACTTCCCGAAGATGAACTCGGTCTGGGACGCCTGGGCACCGCAGGGCAACACCCCGGCACGCGCCACCGGCGAAGCCAAGCTTGCAACGCCGGAATACCTCGTCGAAGTAATCGTCGTCGCGGCCGCTGCCTAAAGCATCTCTCGCAAAAATTGCGCGGCGCTGTTACGGTTCCGTCTAAACCGGAAACGCTTTAAGGCGCTTGGCGAAGCCGAGAAGGCTTTGCGTGATGTTATCTTTCCGCCGCCGTGCCCAACGCACGGCGGCGTTTTCTTTTGTCGCGACCGCCCCACCTGCGGCTCCCAGGCAGGAACCATTCGCCAGTCCGCACGTTTACCTGTGGTTCCATAAAAAAACGGGAGGGCTGTCGATGCTCTACTGGCTACCGCGGGTCTGCGTGGTTGCTTTTGCAGGTCTGTTGATCGGTTTTGGGTTCATCCCGCATACAGCCGTCGGCGTGGCGCACACATTGCTCATCATCGTCCTCGGCCTGGGGCTTCTGTCGCTGACCCTGCATGTGTTTCCGCCTGAACGGCACTGAGTGATCCGGTCCGCAATTCAAAGTGCTACAGCGACCTTTGCGCGTCTAATAAGACGCGCGGCGCTGTAGAGCGTTTCCAGTTTGGACGGAGCCGCAGACGCACTCTATCTCTTTCCTTTTACGTATTTCCTGACGGAAAACCGTTTCGCACTTTTCCTCGAAAATGCTCTAGGCGTGACGCATGACAAACAACGGCGAGGGACGGCATTGGACACATCCGGGCACACGGCTGCTTACTACAAGCTGAAGCGCATCGCCGAGGAGGAAAAGGCCTCGGTCGAGGCGGCACTTCCCGCCGAGCCGAAGCGGGACGGCATCGACCTGATGGTGGCCTGGAGCATCATCGGCCTCTTCGTGATCGCCGGCTCAGCCGCCGTCTACTCGATGGAAACGATCCTGATGCCGATCACGCTCGCCGTCGTCGTCGGCATCGTGCTCGGACGCGCGGCCGACAGCCTGGCAAAGTTCGGCCTGCCGCCGATCATGGGTGGGCTGCTGCTGGCACTGTTCTTCGTGCTTGGGCTCGCCTCGGTGGTCAGCGCCCTGCTCGGACCAATGACGGACTTGGCGCAAAAGGCACCGGCCCTGGCGGAGGGGGTCGTCGAACGTGTGTTACCCTTCATCGAGCGTTTCGAATGGCTGCGCCTGGCGGTGGCGCGAGGAACCGGCAACGGAGCCCTTGCCGACACCGTCATGAAGAACGCTGGTCCGGTTCTCGGCGTTGTCGCCGCCGGGCTGACGCCGGCCCTGGTCCAGACGCTGATTTTCCTTGCAGCACTCGGGCTCTTCCTGCTGGGTCGCCTGCATCTGCGCAGGACCATCATCCTTGCCTTCAACAGCCGGGAGCGACGTCTGAGCACGATCCGGATCATGAACGCGATCGAAACCGCACTGGCGCAGTATTTTTCGATCGCGAGCCTAATCTATCTGGCGCTCGGCGTCGTCACCATGCTCATCGCGCTGGTCGGCGGCCTGGCCATGCCACCGCTCTGGGGGTTGTTTGCCTTCGTCTCCAGCTTCATACCCTATCTCGGCGTGACCATGATGACGCTGGCCCTGCTCGTCGGCGGGCTGATGACGCACGAAGCCATCCTCCTGGCGCTGGCGCCGGCGGCCGTCTTTTTCGTCGTGCATCTGGTCATGGAAAATCTGGTGATCCCGTCGATCCTGGGCAACAGGCTCGAAGTCAACCCGTTCCTCGTCTTCGTCGCCATCATCTTCTGGACATGGATGTGGGGCGCGGTCGGCGCGATGCTGGCGCTGCCGTTGTCGCTGATCGCCATGACGATCTTCGAGGAGGTGCGCGAGCAGCAGCCGGAACGGCAGCTGCCGGCCTAAGGCGTGTGCGCTTATCCGCGTGTCGAGCGGGCGTGTTCGTCGAAGAACAGGGCCTGGCTGATCAGCGCCTTGACCATGTCCGGGTTGAACGGCTTGGTCACGAGGAAGGCGGGCTCCGGCCGCTTGCCTGTCAGCAGCCGCTCGGGGAAGGCGGTGATGAAGATCACCGGTACCGCCGCATCCTTCAGGATCTCGTTGACCGCGTCGATACCGGAGCTGCCGTCGGCCAGCTGTATGTCGGCGAGAACCATCTTCGGCGCCGTCTTGCGGTAAAGATCCAGCGCTTCCTTATGCGTGCGGGCAATGCCGGTCACGCGATGGCCGAGGCTCGTCACCATATCTTCGATATCGAGCGCAATCAGCGGCTCATCCTCGATGATCAGGACTTCGGTTGCCACCTGGCGCGAAATGTCTTCCGAGGCCACCGTCAGCAGCTTGGAAAACGCCGCCTGGCTCTGCCCCATGATCTCGGCGGCATCGGCAATCGAGAAACCTTCGACCGAAACGAGCAGAAAGGCCTGCCGTGCCGCGGGCGCGATCAGCGAAAGATTGGCGGCAGCCTGCTGTTCCCAGGCGAATGGAGAGACGTTCTCCGTCCGGTCGACGGAGACTTTCTCGAACAGCGAGCAGAACAGCTTGTAGAGGGAAATGCGGTCGTTGGAACCCTCCGGGAAAAGGCTGATGTCCTCGATCAATGCTTCCAGAATTGCAGCCACATAACCGTCTCCGGCCGCCTGCGAACCGGTCACGGCGCGGGAGTAACGGCGGAGAAAGGGAAGGTGTGGTGCAATACGGGTCGAAAGTGACATCAAGTACTTCCTTGGGTCTGATGTGATTCGCTTGTTTTCTGAGGACAATGAGCATCCTGCGAAAGACGTGAATGTTTTGAACACGTTTTTCGGCCTATGGGAAGCTGGCAACAGCGATGCGTGCTCGAGGTGTTTCGAGCGCTGTCTGGCTTAGGGGTTGTGGGATGGAGCATCCTGTGGACGAGCGTGGCGTAGGGGAAGAGGAAACGGCGAAGGCTGCGAGAGGCTCAGATCCGAACGGCTTGATCGGCTCGAAGCTGAAGGCGCTCTACCGCGCGATCGAGCAGGAGCCGGTGCCTGACCTTTTCATCGACCTTCTGCAAAAGCTGGATGACGCCGAGGCGCTTGCAGCGCCGCGCGTCAAACAGGACGCACAAACGACGCGGTAACACTTTAAACCTGCTGCAATTATGCAGTAGCCGTGCCGACGAAAAAGTTCTCCCCGAGTTGTAAGCGCAAGACATGAGAAACGGGCCGAAGCCCGCTTCCCTGGACCTCTTGACGTTTGCGCCTTAGCAGGCGGCCTCGTAGCGGCGGCCGTAGCGGTCGCGATAGATGCAACGTCCCGGCTCATTGGCATTGCCAACGAGCGCGCCGGCGACACCGCCGATGGCGGCACCGACCGCAGCACCTCTGACATTGCCCGTGGCTGCACCGCCGATGATTGCGCCGCCGGTCGCGCCGATCGCCGCGCCCTTCTCCGTTTGCGTGCATGCCGCCAAGGGGAGGATCAGGCTTGCTACGATAAGTATCTTCTTCATGACGCGTTCCTATCCGAGGTTTGCTTTGTTGAACATTGAAGGATGCATTCGGCCGAGACCGGTTGCGGGGGACTGATGACGAACAGAATGACGACAATGAGGCCGTTCGCCAAAGCGAACACGCCTTGCCGACGCCAGCCCTGACCCTGGCTTCGCGCCTATCTTAACCACCTTTGGAATGCTCGCAACGGTCGGATCCGCACCGCTCATCAATGTCTCCCTTGTGGTATCGCCACGGGTGCGGCGCTTGTTATTGCTGTGGAAACGACGATCACGCCGATTTGTTCCATTGGGCAAATTCTTCCCAGACCTGTCGTCGATCCGGGGATTTGAAGGGCCGCCAGCGGCAATTGCTCCGACGTGCGCCTGCGACCTGTTTCGCCAGCCGCAACCATCGCGCTGGGCATGAAATACCGCGTCGAGTGCTCGCTCCAGCGAAGGCATCGACGAAATTTGATTCGGCCCATGGAACTTCGCGCCGTTCATAACCGTTTGCTGTTCACGTTTTTGATGGAAGGAGCATGCGGATGGAACATATCGCTGCCATCATGGTCCTCGTCGGTTGCATGCAGGGCGACGCCGCCTGCCGTGAAGTCCCGACACCGGTCGTCGGTTTTGAGACTGTCGAGGAATTTCATGAATTGCTTTCGCCGTCGATCGAGGAGGTCGGCAAGGCGTTCAAGAGCGCCTATGGCAAATGTGCCGAAGTCGATCCCGCCCTGTTTGTCGAGGATGCGACGATAGAATGGTGGATCACGCCTTCGCGTCAGCTTGAAGTCAATGTGATCGCTGACGACGGCACCTACGCTGTTGCTGCCCGCACGGACGACAAGCCGAAGTTCCGCAACTAAAGCATCTCCAGGAAAAGTGCGAAGCGATTCTCCGTCGCCGCGCTGAAAGGATCAAGGCATGAACTGGGACATCATTCAGGGCAAATGGGCGGAGTTGAAGGGCAAGGCTCAGATCGAATGGGGCAAGCTGACCAATGACGATCTCGATGTCATCGACGGGCGGCGCAAGGAACTTGCCGGCCGTATCCAGGCCCGCTACGGCATCGCCCGCGATGAAGCCGAACGCCAGATCGACGACTGGGCTTCCCGCCACTGAGAGGCGAACCCGACCGAGCCGAAAGG harbors:
- a CDS encoding CsbD family protein, whose protein sequence is MNWDIIQGKWAELKGKAQIEWGKLTNDDLDVIDGRRKELAGRIQARYGIARDEAERQIDDWASRH